One stretch of Pseudoramibacter sp. DNA includes these proteins:
- a CDS encoding NAD(P)-dependent oxidoreductase, with the protein MKILHIGKQGNLERYLPKDSALLNMALVDLPIDQPAETYLKDGADADFIVVDAIAPVPGELIRKMPNLKLIHSEGVAFNQIDLKAAADCGVYVCNAKGMNAAAVAEQAVLLMVGMLRNAIQGDAAVRAGRQIEVKGGYIARGDLLELSDCAVGLIGYGDIAQATARLLRAYGVSKIYYNKRRRLSEAEEQAQGVCYAPVKTLLQKSDIVSLHLPVNAGTVHFADQAFFDAMRPGSYFVNTARGELVDDQALIEALETGKLAMAGLDTLDDEPVGADHPLLNQSEAVEKKIIFSPHIGGITRKSFFRSYRMIDEAVCAVCAGRRPEHVVNGR; encoded by the coding sequence ATGAAAATACTGCATATCGGAAAGCAGGGCAACCTTGAGCGCTATCTGCCGAAAGACAGCGCGCTGTTAAACATGGCGCTTGTGGACCTGCCCATAGATCAGCCGGCCGAGACTTATTTAAAAGACGGCGCCGATGCCGATTTTATCGTCGTCGATGCCATTGCGCCGGTGCCCGGGGAACTGATTCGAAAAATGCCCAATTTGAAGCTGATTCACTCTGAAGGGGTGGCGTTTAATCAAATCGATTTAAAAGCGGCAGCGGACTGCGGCGTCTACGTCTGCAACGCCAAAGGCATGAACGCTGCGGCCGTGGCAGAGCAGGCCGTTCTGCTCATGGTCGGCATGCTCCGCAATGCCATACAAGGGGATGCGGCGGTCAGGGCAGGCCGTCAGATCGAAGTGAAGGGCGGCTACATCGCCCGGGGCGATCTTTTGGAACTGTCGGACTGCGCCGTTGGGCTCATCGGCTACGGCGATATTGCGCAGGCAACGGCCCGGCTGCTCCGGGCTTACGGCGTATCAAAAATTTATTACAACAAGCGCCGCCGCCTTTCAGAAGCAGAAGAACAGGCTCAGGGCGTGTGCTACGCGCCGGTAAAAACGCTGCTTCAGAAAAGCGACATCGTAAGCCTGCACCTGCCGGTAAACGCCGGGACCGTCCATTTTGCCGATCAGGCGTTTTTTGACGCCATGCGTCCGGGCAGCTATTTTGTCAACACCGCCCGGGGCGAACTGGTGGACGATCAGGCGCTGATCGAGGCGCTTGAAACCGGCAAGCTGGCCATGGCCGGTCTGGATACCCTCGATGACGAGCCTGTCGGGGCAGATCACCCTTTACTGAATCAAAGTGAAGCTGTAGAAAAGAAAATCATTTTCAGTCCCCATATCGGCGGCATCACCCGGAAAAGCTTTTTCAGAAGCTACCGCATGATTGACGAAGCGGTGTGCGCCGTGTGCGCGGGCAGACGACCCGAACATGTGGTCAATGGGAGATAG
- a CDS encoding helix-turn-helix domain-containing protein, which yields MEEKKSLGKYIQNKRKNLGMTQKELAAQLFVSESAVSKWERGLSYPDMTLVSPLCEALHISEHELFTASDDWRQRQIEEQARRYKRNKTIWLCVTCIIYAAMLFGTLTWGITSGNGLTTFAYTFGACALLFSLIDVPMLAENDKGVKCFAASFASLLLLEIIARIVSPTNDPHWLWMALPGTALGLLSVFLPIILAYADWDFPFMRHKAAFCLGVDSALIGLLVIFGQFFYGDGHPAVPIASTASMLALIWGVFIVAHYTCWPVPFKISAGLTIGAAFCLFTNALIEALEGYGFRVVFNVNRSNSGNIAPDIGLILLAAAAVLAIIQVIILKRRTRP from the coding sequence ATGGAAGAAAAGAAAAGTTTAGGCAAATATATTCAGAACAAGAGAAAAAATCTGGGCATGACCCAGAAAGAGCTGGCTGCCCAGCTCTTCGTCTCCGAATCGGCGGTCAGCAAATGGGAACGCGGGCTGTCCTATCCGGACATGACCCTCGTCAGCCCTTTGTGTGAAGCCCTTCATATTTCAGAGCACGAGCTCTTCACCGCCAGTGACGATTGGCGTCAGCGCCAAATCGAGGAACAAGCCCGACGCTACAAACGCAATAAGACGATCTGGCTGTGCGTCACCTGTATCATTTACGCCGCGATGCTCTTCGGCACATTGACCTGGGGGATCACTTCGGGAAACGGCTTAACTACTTTCGCCTACACCTTTGGTGCGTGCGCCTTGTTGTTCTCGCTGATCGACGTGCCGATGCTTGCAGAAAATGACAAAGGCGTCAAGTGTTTTGCCGCCAGCTTCGCTTCGCTTTTACTGCTGGAAATCATCGCCCGAATCGTCAGCCCCACGAACGATCCGCATTGGCTCTGGATGGCCCTGCCCGGAACGGCCCTCGGCCTGCTCAGCGTATTCCTGCCAATTATTCTGGCATACGCAGATTGGGATTTCCCTTTTATGCGTCACAAAGCTGCATTTTGTCTCGGCGTCGACTCCGCATTAATCGGTCTGCTCGTGATTTTCGGACAGTTTTTTTACGGCGATGGACACCCTGCCGTACCGATCGCCTCAACGGCCTCAATGCTCGCGCTGATCTGGGGCGTATTTATCGTCGCGCACTACACCTGCTGGCCCGTTCCCTTTAAAATCAGCGCCGGACTCACCATCGGCGCGGCGTTTTGTCTTTTTACCAATGCACTCATCGAAGCGCTCGAGGGATACGGCTTTCGGGTTGTCTTCAATGTGAATCGATCAAATTCTGGCAATATTGCCCCCGATATCGGTCTGATTCTCCTTGCCGCAGCGGCCGTTCTCGCCATCATTCAAGTGATCATATTAAAGCGCCGTACCCGTCCTTAA
- a CDS encoding pyridoxamine 5'-phosphate oxidase family protein yields MRKMRRFKQALDRRICEEILRKAPRGVLAVAGDDGYPYAVPLNFYFDPEAETIYFHGAHEGHKIDAVKREPKVSFCVTDGGTLDESGDFYYVNSIIAFGQMHVVEDPEQSIAITREIGLKYYPDAESAEQEVEKAGARALCLGLKIDTMTGKRVHEK; encoded by the coding sequence ATGCGGAAAATGAGACGGTTTAAACAAGCCTTGGATCGCAGGATTTGTGAAGAAATATTAAGGAAAGCGCCCCGCGGCGTGCTCGCCGTGGCCGGTGACGACGGTTATCCCTACGCGGTGCCCCTTAATTTTTACTTTGATCCGGAAGCCGAAACCATTTATTTCCACGGCGCCCATGAGGGCCACAAAATCGATGCCGTCAAACGGGAACCCAAAGTTTCTTTCTGCGTGACAGACGGCGGCACTTTGGATGAGTCCGGCGATTTTTATTACGTGAACAGCATCATCGCTTTCGGACAGATGCATGTTGTGGAAGATCCAGAACAATCCATCGCGATTACCCGGGAAATAGGCTTGAAATATTATCCGGACGCAGAAAGCGCAGAACAGGAAGTGGAAAAAGCCGGGGCGCGGGCCTTATGTCTGGGCCTTAAAATCGATACCATGACAGGCAAGCGTGTCCATGAAAAGTAA
- a CDS encoding MATE family efflux transporter encodes MKSKTLKTQGLDMVQGPIWNKLPLFALPVAATSILEQLFNAADLAVVGRFTGKLGTVCMAAVGANTPIVSLIVGLFVGVALGANVVIAHAIGGRQPETVSKAVGSSVLFALLAGCAVAVLGEIFAPMILKSMDVPEKVLPLAVLYLRIYLAGLPVIFLYNFEAAIFRAVGKTQIPLLALLLSGGLNVVLNLCFVVGLHRTVDGVATATVISNLTSSVFLLWRLFREDAAIRLERGQIKVNGTVLKKILRIGVPAGVQSAVFSVANIVIQSSVNSLGAAAMAGSSASLNLEALAFWIFDAFGQAATTFVGQNDGAGRPERCRRVLSLTLIESFILCGAIMGTVWYFSNSLLGLFNTHADVIYYGHIKLGMLYSGYFFAIVYEVVSGYLRGFGISLLPAVLTIFGVCVFRLLWIFLYFPSHHTFRQLMMAYPISFGITMILIGTALIIRRPARRRQTELKQV; translated from the coding sequence ATGAAAAGTAAAACGTTAAAAACCCAGGGTCTCGACATGGTCCAGGGGCCGATCTGGAACAAACTGCCCCTTTTCGCGCTGCCGGTCGCGGCGACGTCCATTCTGGAACAGCTTTTCAACGCGGCGGACCTCGCCGTGGTCGGGCGCTTTACGGGCAAGCTCGGGACGGTCTGCATGGCCGCAGTGGGGGCCAACACGCCCATCGTGAGTCTGATCGTCGGGCTCTTTGTGGGGGTGGCCCTCGGGGCCAACGTGGTCATTGCCCACGCCATCGGCGGCAGGCAGCCCGAAACGGTCAGCAAAGCTGTCGGCAGTTCAGTGCTCTTTGCGCTGCTGGCGGGCTGCGCCGTGGCGGTGCTGGGGGAAATCTTTGCGCCGATGATCTTAAAATCCATGGATGTGCCGGAAAAGGTGCTGCCCCTGGCGGTGCTGTACCTGCGCATTTACCTGGCCGGGCTGCCGGTCATCTTTCTGTACAATTTTGAGGCGGCGATCTTTCGCGCCGTAGGGAAAACCCAGATTCCGCTGCTGGCTCTGCTGCTGTCCGGAGGGCTGAACGTGGTGTTAAACCTGTGCTTCGTGGTCGGCCTGCACCGGACCGTTGACGGGGTGGCGACGGCGACGGTGATTTCCAATTTGACTTCGTCGGTGTTTCTGCTTTGGCGCCTGTTCCGGGAAGATGCAGCCATTCGCCTCGAACGGGGACAGATTAAAGTCAACGGCACCGTGCTGAAAAAGATCCTGCGCATCGGCGTGCCGGCCGGCGTGCAGTCGGCGGTCTTTTCCGTGGCCAACATCGTGATCCAGTCTTCGGTCAACTCGCTGGGCGCGGCGGCCATGGCCGGGTCCAGTGCGTCGCTGAACTTAGAGGCCCTCGCTTTCTGGATCTTTGATGCCTTCGGGCAGGCGGCCACGACCTTTGTGGGCCAGAACGACGGCGCCGGCCGTCCCGAACGCTGCCGGCGGGTTTTAAGCCTGACCCTCATTGAAAGCTTTATTTTGTGCGGCGCCATCATGGGCACCGTCTGGTATTTTTCAAACAGTCTTCTGGGGCTCTTTAATACCCATGCCGACGTTATTTATTACGGCCATATCAAGCTGGGTATGCTGTATTCGGGCTATTTTTTCGCCATCGTCTACGAAGTGGTGTCTGGTTATCTGCGGGGCTTCGGTATTTCGCTGCTGCCGGCGGTGCTGACAATTTTCGGCGTCTGCGTGTTCAGACTGCTGTGGATTTTCTTGTACTTCCCAAGTCATCACACCTTCCGCCAGCTGATGATGGCCTATCCGATCAGCTTTGGGATTACGATGATTTTAATCGGCACGGCATTGATTATCCGCCGGCCGGCGCGCAGACGGCAGACGGAATTAAAACAGGTTTAA
- a CDS encoding PEP/pyruvate-binding domain-containing protein, producing the protein MAAFDRIPSGIPEMDKVLDNIRLGDNVVWRVSDLDVFKAFVNPYVRQAVADGRHVVYVRFAAHDSLIDDLTGVEVVQVELSHRFETFTVDIHNIIEQRGKDVFYVFDCLSELQTAWSTDLMMGNFFQVTCPFLFEMDTVAYFPLMRGKHSLKAVAKIRDTAQIFLDAYDDGTNIYVRPEKVWRRFSETMFLPQLYQPKDGTFRPILDGVQASQFYRALNRERWPGREQNSDAWDRFFDRTMEQFENGQDVSEEKSRMCRIMITRDERLRPLVRKYFKLEDYFDVRLRMVGTGLIGGKACGMLLARKIIERNCPDIAARLEPHDSFYVGSDVFYSYIVENHFWKMRIHQRRPEEYFSLAEPFAEKLRTGRFTKEMEDQFANLLEYFGQDPIIVRSSSILEDGFGNAFAGKYESVFCANTGSLETRLAEFEDAVRQVYASTMSLSALTYRKDRGLDQRDEQMALLVQRVSGSYYDTVYMPCAAGVGYSYSPYRFLKDLDPEAGMLRLVMGLGTSAVDRTEGSYPRLVSLDKPEVVSAVSSAEKHRYSQRGVEYISSKTRKVEQALSNRIEPLLPAYMKKLLFEHDWDAERQFRERGSNREILFVSCAGLVKNKALMEDMRRMMAEIQRVYQYPVDIEFTINLAEDGTYVINLLQCRPLQVFKDDGETNMPETFSPDKVVLECDGASMGLSLTQRIDAVAYVDPVAYYEMPYADKTRVAKAVGQINWHFKKSGRHLILMVPGRIGTSSPELGVPTTFSDIDAFDAVFEIADSRAGYSPELSYGSHIFQDLVEAKILYVAVFENKKTRCFKPARITAMPDITDQIIHDRTAIKGIIGVYDTRTSGLTLYHDMAHQHLVLATE; encoded by the coding sequence ATGGCAGCATTTGACCGCATTCCATCCGGCATCCCAGAGATGGACAAGGTGCTCGACAACATCCGGCTCGGCGACAATGTGGTGTGGCGGGTGTCCGATCTTGACGTTTTCAAAGCCTTTGTCAATCCCTACGTCAGGCAGGCCGTCGCAGACGGGCGGCACGTCGTTTACGTCCGCTTCGCTGCCCACGATTCGCTGATTGACGATTTGACGGGCGTGGAAGTGGTTCAGGTCGAATTGTCCCATCGGTTCGAGACTTTCACCGTCGATATTCACAACATCATCGAACAGCGTGGCAAGGACGTGTTTTACGTCTTCGATTGCCTCTCAGAGCTGCAGACCGCCTGGTCGACGGATTTGATGATGGGCAATTTCTTTCAGGTGACCTGTCCTTTTCTTTTTGAAATGGACACCGTGGCGTATTTTCCGCTGATGCGGGGCAAACATTCCTTAAAGGCTGTGGCGAAAATCCGCGACACGGCTCAGATTTTCCTGGATGCCTACGACGACGGCACGAATATTTACGTGCGGCCGGAAAAGGTGTGGCGCCGGTTTTCTGAAACGATGTTTCTGCCCCAGCTCTATCAGCCAAAGGACGGAACGTTCCGCCCGATCCTCGACGGGGTGCAGGCCAGCCAGTTTTATCGGGCGCTGAATCGGGAACGATGGCCGGGCAGAGAACAGAACAGCGACGCCTGGGACCGATTCTTTGACCGGACCATGGAACAGTTTGAAAACGGCCAAGATGTTTCCGAGGAAAAGAGCCGGATGTGCCGGATCATGATCACCCGGGACGAACGGCTGCGGCCGCTGGTGCGTAAGTATTTCAAGCTCGAAGACTATTTCGACGTGCGCCTGCGGATGGTGGGGACCGGACTCATCGGCGGCAAAGCCTGCGGGATGCTTCTGGCGAGAAAAATCATCGAGCGCAACTGTCCGGACATCGCCGCGCGTCTGGAGCCCCACGATTCCTTCTACGTCGGATCCGACGTGTTCTATTCCTACATCGTCGAAAATCACTTCTGGAAAATGCGGATTCATCAGCGCCGGCCGGAGGAATACTTTTCTCTGGCAGAGCCCTTTGCCGAAAAACTTAGGACGGGCAGATTCACGAAGGAGATGGAAGATCAATTTGCGAATCTCCTCGAGTATTTCGGCCAGGACCCAATCATCGTGCGCTCCAGCAGTATATTAGAGGACGGCTTTGGCAACGCCTTCGCGGGCAAATACGAATCGGTGTTCTGCGCGAATACCGGCTCCCTCGAGACACGCCTTGCCGAATTCGAGGACGCCGTCCGTCAGGTTTACGCCAGCACGATGAGCTTGTCGGCGCTGACTTACCGCAAGGACCGCGGCTTGGATCAGCGGGATGAACAGATGGCGCTTTTGGTGCAGCGGGTTTCCGGCTCCTATTACGACACGGTGTACATGCCCTGCGCGGCCGGTGTCGGTTATTCCTACAGCCCCTACCGGTTTTTGAAGGATCTCGACCCTGAAGCCGGGATGCTCAGGCTGGTGATGGGGCTCGGCACGTCGGCCGTCGACCGGACCGAGGGCTCTTATCCAAGGCTCGTCAGTCTAGACAAGCCGGAGGTCGTGTCGGCGGTCAGCTCGGCAGAAAAACACCGTTACTCTCAGCGCGGCGTCGAATACATCAGCAGCAAAACCCGCAAGGTGGAACAGGCGTTGTCCAATCGGATTGAGCCGCTGCTGCCGGCGTACATGAAGAAGCTGCTCTTTGAACACGACTGGGATGCGGAGCGTCAATTCCGGGAACGGGGGAGCAATCGCGAGATTTTGTTCGTCTCCTGCGCCGGTCTTGTCAAGAACAAGGCGCTGATGGAGGATATGCGGCGGATGATGGCCGAAATTCAGCGCGTTTATCAATACCCGGTGGACATCGAATTTACCATCAACCTGGCGGAGGACGGCACCTACGTCATCAACCTGCTGCAGTGCCGGCCGCTTCAGGTTTTCAAAGACGACGGCGAGACCAATATGCCTGAGACCTTTTCACCGGACAAGGTTGTCCTCGAATGCGACGGCGCATCGATGGGGCTGTCCCTCACCCAAAGAATCGACGCTGTGGCCTACGTCGATCCGGTAGCGTACTACGAAATGCCCTACGCGGACAAAACCCGGGTGGCCAAAGCCGTGGGGCAGATCAACTGGCACTTTAAAAAATCCGGACGGCATTTGATTCTCATGGTCCCGGGGCGGATCGGCACGTCGTCGCCGGAATTGGGGGTGCCCACGACGTTCTCGGACATTGACGCCTTTGACGCCGTGTTTGAAATTGCCGATTCCCGGGCCGGATACAGCCCTGAACTCTCCTACGGCAGTCACATTTTTCAGGACCTCGTGGAAGCCAAAATCCTGTACGTCGCCGTATTTGAAAACAAAAAAACCCGATGTTTTAAGCCTGCGCGCATCACGGCCATGCCGGATATTACCGATCAGATCATTCACGACAGGACGGCGATTAAAGGCATTATCGGCGTGTACGACACCCGGACATCGGGCCTGACTTTGTACCACGATATGGCCCATCAGCACCTGGTGCTCGCCACTGAATAA